Proteins from a genomic interval of Bacteroidota bacterium:
- a CDS encoding transposase, giving the protein MQNRKFHNRISLRLKDYDYSQSGLYFITINTRKFKHMFGRIINKKMILNEAGKMIYKWYYEIENKYPDKFCHEMIIMPNHFHCIIENAPEETPNANTILLPKCTKTVLLPQKSSTVLLPLRGQQYGPNNKKFHTTIGDAIGWFKTMTTNEYIRGVKNHNWKKFDKKLWHRNYYERIVRNKRAYIDIANYIIRNPEKWDKG; this is encoded by the coding sequence ATGCAAAACCGAAAATTCCACAACCGAATATCTTTAAGGTTAAAAGATTACGACTATTCCCAATCAGGACTATACTTCATAACCATCAATACCCGCAAATTCAAACATATGTTTGGCAGGATTATCAACAAAAAAATGATATTAAACGAAGCGGGCAAAATGATCTACAAGTGGTATTATGAAATAGAAAACAAATATCCCGATAAATTCTGCCACGAAATGATTATAATGCCAAATCACTTTCACTGCATCATAGAAAATGCCCCGGAAGAAACCCCAAACGCAAACACCATACTGTTGCCCAAATGCACAAAAACCGTACTGTTGCCCCAAAAATCAAGCACCGTACTGTTGCCCCTACGTGGGCAACAGTACGGTCCAAATAATAAAAAATTCCATACTACAATAGGCGATGCCATAGGGTGGTTCAAAACTATGACTACAAATGAATATATTAGAGGCGTGAAAAACCATAACTGGAAAAAATTCGATAAAAAACTATGGCACAGAAATTATTATGAACGAATAGTCAGAAATAAAAGAGCATATATTGATATTGCTAATTATATAATACGAAATCCGGAAAAATGGGATAAGGGGTAG
- a CDS encoding M1 family metallopeptidase: MKYLHTFLLLFLLSNYSSAQTFPKSNDFDIHERFIDIDTIRLNIKIKPWQKTVSGTAQITFTPLRSKVDSFFIHSVDFSLNSILLNGKKADYKYLPKGGMWIFPQSLLKERNSLSINYTAKPKKGMYFIGWDDKTDRRNKQIWTQGQGIDNRHWFPAYDLQDEKAIYDLKISFPNNHEILSNGKLISKNIDSVNTNWHFRTQHPMSSYLVMVGGGEYEVKNSIKDDEISQPDSPGRDDEENIEFQYYYYPEKESWNESTYFKTEEIMSFLEEEIGVKYPWDKYAQIPVSDFKHGAMENTEATVFSDVYLCNDSSFVDRNYLSVNAHEMAHHWFGDALTCESSKHHWLNEGFATYYQLLAIEKFLGEEDFLWEKKLYREMILEASKRDSLALAHPKAGTERFYYKGAFVLMMLEKEIGHDNFKKAIKNYSSDNIYKVVDTHTLISSFESSLDIVLDNYFKQWVFEYGEAKVKVSYFHKGNKRGIQFKQSGKIFDITIPVKLSDKNKTHNYRLRNEVDTMFFGKKIKSFEIDPNIEALAEFTVIKPTSFWKEQALKGSSSYSRWNAVKNLENSDPDKKLKIYSKVNLKEENYNVVSEIYSQIKHEHSKSAIKLKTKILKLKDIDLRKSIITQTIQIGADDKTYFEDFLNTKSYDLTAASLDLLCKSFPGESDKYLSITKNITGATIPAVRLSWLMNAVKYGSFTELEKQIFAGELVDYTSNSFEFNTRLLALQKLFEIQYFNKELLINLVNGASSFNYRLAGPYRDVLKAMKEQTDFKEALENLLAGNELNDGEKTALKKVLDK; encoded by the coding sequence ATGAAATATCTGCATACATTTCTTCTTCTCTTTCTATTATCAAATTATTCCAGCGCCCAAACATTCCCAAAGTCAAATGATTTTGATATTCACGAACGATTTATTGATATCGATACAATCAGGCTTAACATAAAAATAAAACCATGGCAAAAGACCGTATCCGGCACAGCACAAATAACATTTACACCACTAAGAAGCAAAGTGGATTCATTTTTCATCCATAGTGTTGATTTTTCATTAAACAGCATCCTCTTAAACGGTAAAAAAGCCGATTACAAATACCTCCCAAAAGGAGGAATGTGGATTTTTCCTCAATCGTTGCTTAAAGAAAGAAACTCCTTAAGCATTAACTATACTGCCAAACCAAAAAAAGGAATGTACTTTATAGGTTGGGATGACAAAACCGATCGCAGAAACAAACAAATCTGGACACAGGGACAGGGAATCGACAACAGACACTGGTTTCCGGCTTATGACCTGCAGGACGAAAAAGCTATTTATGATTTAAAGATTTCATTCCCAAATAATCATGAAATACTATCTAACGGAAAGCTTATTTCGAAAAATATAGATTCTGTAAATACAAATTGGCACTTCAGAACCCAACACCCTATGAGTTCGTATCTGGTTATGGTAGGCGGTGGAGAGTATGAAGTTAAAAATTCAATTAAAGATGATGAAATCTCTCAACCCGATTCTCCCGGTCGGGATGACGAAGAAAATATAGAATTTCAATACTACTATTACCCCGAAAAAGAATCGTGGAACGAAAGTACATATTTCAAGACTGAGGAGATAATGTCCTTTCTAGAGGAAGAAATTGGAGTTAAATACCCCTGGGACAAATATGCCCAAATTCCGGTATCCGATTTCAAACACGGTGCCATGGAAAATACCGAAGCTACGGTATTCAGCGATGTATACCTGTGTAACGACTCTTCGTTTGTCGACAGAAACTACCTCAGCGTAAACGCGCACGAAATGGCTCATCACTGGTTTGGTGATGCTCTCACCTGTGAAAGCTCAAAACACCATTGGCTGAACGAAGGTTTTGCCACTTATTATCAGCTTTTGGCTATAGAAAAGTTTCTCGGTGAAGAAGATTTTCTTTGGGAGAAAAAACTATATCGCGAAATGATTTTGGAGGCATCAAAAAGAGACAGCCTCGCACTTGCACACCCAAAAGCGGGAACCGAAAGGTTTTACTACAAAGGAGCTTTTGTACTGATGATGCTGGAAAAGGAAATTGGCCACGATAACTTCAAAAAAGCAATAAAGAATTACAGTTCCGACAATATTTATAAAGTAGTTGATACACATACATTAATCTCTTCCTTCGAAAGCAGTTTAGATATAGTACTTGATAATTATTTTAAGCAGTGGGTGTTCGAATACGGTGAAGCAAAGGTTAAGGTTTCATATTTTCACAAAGGAAATAAAAGAGGGATTCAGTTTAAACAAAGCGGTAAAATATTTGATATTACTATTCCCGTAAAGCTTTCCGACAAAAATAAAACTCATAATTACAGACTGAGAAATGAAGTTGATACAATGTTTTTCGGCAAAAAGATAAAATCATTCGAAATTGACCCTAATATAGAAGCATTAGCAGAGTTTACCGTAATTAAACCCACTTCATTTTGGAAAGAACAGGCATTAAAAGGAAGCAGTTCATACAGCAGGTGGAATGCAGTAAAAAATCTAGAAAATTCAGACCCTGATAAAAAACTGAAGATTTACAGTAAAGTAAACTTAAAAGAAGAAAACTACAATGTTGTATCCGAAATTTACTCCCAAATAAAACATGAACATTCCAAATCGGCAATAAAGCTCAAAACGAAAATCCTTAAGTTGAAGGATATCGATTTAAGAAAAAGTATTATTACACAAACAATTCAGATTGGGGCAGATGACAAAACTTATTTCGAAGATTTCCTAAATACAAAATCTTACGACTTAACCGCAGCTTCCCTGGATTTGTTATGCAAAAGCTTCCCGGGAGAAAGTGACAAATACCTGAGTATCACAAAAAATATTACCGGAGCAACAATTCCCGCTGTAAGATTATCATGGTTAATGAATGCTGTTAAATATGGCAGCTTCACAGAATTGGAGAAGCAAATTTTCGCAGGAGAATTAGTCGATTACACTTCAAATTCATTCGAATTCAATACAAGACTTCTCGCTCTGCAAAAATTGTTTGAAATTCAATATTTCAACAAAGAACTATTAATAAACCTGGTAAACGGAGCCAGCTCGTTTAACTATCGACTTGCCGGCCCATACCGCGATGTATTAAAAGCTATGAAAGAACAGACTGATTTTAAGGAGGCTTTAGAAAACTTACTTGCAGGTAATGAATTAAATGATGGAGAAAAGACAGCTCTGAAAAAAGTATTGGATAAATAA
- a CDS encoding ORF6N domain-containing protein: MKSKTSILPIENIQDSIFTIRGLQVMIDRDLAELYKVDNKRLNEQVKRNINRFPIEFRFKLNNDEKDELVANCDRFDKLKHSSVNPFVFTEQGVAMLSAVLRSDTAVKVSVVIMNAFVKMRNIISSQKNILSRLQSIEKKQFNFEISTDNKINKIFKALENNNIKPKEGVYYDGQVFDAYLFVSDIVKSAEKSILLIDNYVDETVLNLFTKRNKNVSVKIYTKNVTKVLKLDIEKYNSQYSKIELIKFTKAHDRFLIIDETKVYHIGASLKDLGKKWFAFSKIDIETLEMIALLK; this comes from the coding sequence ATGAAAAGCAAAACATCAATATTACCTATCGAAAATATTCAAGATAGTATTTTTACAATACGAGGTTTACAAGTTATGATAGACCGTGATTTGGCAGAATTGTATAAAGTAGATAACAAAAGGCTTAATGAACAGGTCAAAAGAAATATAAATAGATTTCCAATAGAATTTCGATTTAAGTTAAATAATGACGAAAAAGATGAACTGGTCGCAAATTGCGACCGGTTCGATAAATTGAAACACTCCTCAGTCAATCCTTTTGTTTTTACCGAACAAGGTGTTGCAATGTTATCAGCTGTTTTACGTAGTGATACAGCTGTAAAAGTTAGTGTCGTCATAATGAATGCGTTTGTGAAAATGCGAAATATTATATCGTCACAAAAAAATATTTTAAGTCGATTACAGAGTATAGAAAAGAAGCAGTTTAACTTCGAGATTTCAACCGATAATAAAATAAATAAAATTTTCAAGGCACTTGAAAACAATAATATAAAACCAAAAGAAGGAGTGTATTACGATGGTCAGGTTTTCGATGCTTATTTATTTGTTTCAGATATAGTGAAATCAGCGGAAAAATCTATTTTGTTGATAGACAACTATGTTGATGAAACTGTTTTGAATTTATTTACAAAAAGAAACAAAAATGTTTCTGTAAAGATATACACAAAGAATGTTACAAAGGTTCTGAAACTGGATATTGAAAAGTACAACAGCCAATATTCCAAAATTGAATTAATAAAATTTACTAAAGCACACGACAGATTTCTTATAATCGACGAAACAAAGGTTTATCATATCGGTGCAAGTCTAAAAGATCTTGGCAAAAAGTGGTTTGCATTTTCTAAAATTGATATTGAGACTTTGGAGATGATTGCTTTATTGAAATAA
- a CDS encoding ORF6N domain-containing protein, translating into MKSKTSILPIENIQDSIFTIRGLQVMIDRDLAELYKVDNKRLNEQVKRNINRFPIEFRFKLNNDEKDELVANCDRFDKLKHSSVNPFVFTEQGVAMLSAVLRSDTAVKVSVVIMNAFVKMRNIISSQKNILSRLQSIEKKQFNFEISTDNKINKIFKALENNNIKPKEGVYYDGQVFDAYLFVSDIVKSAEKSILLIDNYVDETVLNLFTKRNKNVSVKIYTKNVTKVLKLDIEKYNSQYSKIELIKFTKAHDRFLIIDETKVYHIGASLKDLGKKWFAFSKIDIETLEMIALLKK; encoded by the coding sequence ATGAAAAGCAAAACATCAATATTACCTATCGAAAATATTCAAGATAGTATTTTTACAATACGAGGTTTACAAGTTATGATAGACCGTGATTTGGCAGAATTGTATAAAGTAGATAACAAAAGGCTTAATGAACAGGTCAAAAGAAATATAAATAGATTTCCAATAGAATTTCGATTTAAGTTAAATAATGACGAAAAAGATGAACTGGTCGCAAATTGCGACCGGTTCGATAAATTGAAACACTCCTCAGTCAATCCTTTTGTTTTTACCGAACAAGGTGTTGCAATGTTATCAGCTGTTTTACGTAGTGATACAGCTGTAAAAGTTAGTGTCGTCATAATGAATGCGTTTGTGAAAATGCGAAATATTATATCGTCACAAAAAAATATTTTAAGTCGATTACAGAGTATAGAAAAGAAGCAGTTTAACTTCGAGATTTCAACCGATAATAAAATAAATAAAATTTTCAAGGCACTTGAAAACAATAATATAAAACCAAAAGAAGGAGTGTATTACGATGGTCAGGTTTTCGATGCTTATTTATTTGTTTCAGATATAGTGAAATCAGCGGAAAAATCTATTTTGTTGATAGACAACTATGTTGATGAAACTGTTTTGAATTTATTTACAAAAAGAAACAAAAATGTTTCTGTAAAGATATACACAAAGAATGTTACAAAGGTTCTGAAACTGGATATTGAAAAGTACAACAGCCAATATTCCAAAATTGAATTAATAAAATTTACTAAAGCACACGACAGATTTCTTATAATCGACGAAACAAAGGTTTATCATATCGGTGCAAGTCTAAAAGATCTTGGCAAAAAGTGGTTTGCATTTTCTAAAATTGATATTGAGACTTTGGAGATGATTGCTTTATTGAAAAAGTAA
- a CDS encoding cytochrome c biogenesis protein CcdA, translating into MKYYASLLLGLLFSINSFAQVLTPIKWEFSSKKVSDTEYDLVFSATVEPSWHLYSTDLPEGGPNPTTFKFKGADEKYDLVGGISHRDPHEEFDANFDMTLKYFSKDVDFTQRIKLKNPGKLNIDAEVEWMACDDHQCLPPDYLDNTFTVGEGKALSTGEKKEVKKEEVDVPKTETVDVSDVEKSSENTGLLRIFFLAFLGGFAALLTPCVFPMIPMTVSFFTKQSKTKAKGISNAIIYGLSIIGIYVILGVGVSAIFGADALNALSTNVWFNLGFFLLLVVFAFSFFGAFEIVLPNKWLNAADKQSDKGGYIGIFFMAFTLALVSFSCTGPIVGTLLVDAAVNGGVIGPMVGMLGFSLALALPFGLFAAFPGWMNSLPKSGGWLNSVKVVLGFLELAFAFKFLSAADMVLQLHWLERELFLAIWIVIFGMLGFYLLGKIKMPHDSPSESTSITGLVLGIVVLSFTVYMIPGLWGAPTKLISGFPPPQHYSESPFGFGGGSGASKEELPEHAHYGPQNIVGFDDYEAALKYAKEVNKPLLLDFTGWGCVNCRKMEDNVWSDSNVKSILSNDVVLVSLYVDEKEMLPESEQYVSEHTGKKVRTIGNKWSDFQIKRFNRNAQPFYVLEDLNGNVLNTPRAYDTNVEAYTDWLHDGIDKFKSSKKEMKFDIPGMK; encoded by the coding sequence ATGAAGTATTATGCAAGCCTTTTACTAGGTCTTTTATTCAGTATTAACTCTTTTGCTCAGGTCCTTACTCCTATAAAATGGGAGTTTTCATCGAAAAAGGTTAGTGATACAGAGTACGATTTAGTTTTTAGTGCCACTGTAGAGCCAAGTTGGCATTTATACTCTACAGATTTACCTGAAGGAGGACCCAATCCTACAACCTTTAAGTTTAAAGGAGCTGACGAAAAATACGATTTAGTTGGAGGAATTAGTCATCGGGATCCCCATGAGGAATTTGATGCAAATTTCGATATGACTCTAAAATATTTCAGCAAAGATGTTGATTTTACTCAACGGATTAAGTTGAAAAATCCCGGAAAACTTAATATTGATGCCGAAGTAGAGTGGATGGCCTGTGATGATCATCAGTGTCTTCCTCCTGACTATTTGGATAATACATTCACGGTAGGAGAAGGAAAAGCTTTATCGACCGGAGAAAAAAAAGAAGTTAAGAAAGAAGAAGTTGATGTTCCTAAAACCGAAACTGTAGATGTTTCTGACGTGGAGAAATCTTCGGAGAATACAGGTTTGTTGAGAATATTTTTTCTCGCATTTTTAGGAGGATTTGCAGCATTGTTAACTCCTTGTGTATTCCCTATGATCCCGATGACGGTAAGTTTCTTTACAAAACAAAGTAAAACTAAAGCAAAAGGTATTTCTAATGCTATAATATACGGACTTTCTATAATTGGAATATACGTAATTCTAGGGGTTGGTGTATCTGCAATATTCGGAGCTGATGCTTTAAATGCATTATCAACAAACGTGTGGTTTAACCTGGGGTTCTTTTTATTGCTTGTAGTTTTTGCATTTTCTTTCTTTGGAGCCTTCGAAATTGTTTTGCCAAACAAGTGGCTTAATGCGGCTGATAAACAGTCGGATAAAGGAGGTTATATTGGGATATTCTTCATGGCATTTACATTGGCATTGGTTTCGTTCTCATGTACAGGACCTATTGTAGGAACATTGTTGGTTGATGCGGCAGTAAACGGAGGAGTAATAGGCCCTATGGTTGGGATGTTAGGTTTTTCTTTAGCACTTGCATTGCCATTTGGATTATTTGCAGCCTTCCCGGGCTGGATGAATTCTTTGCCAAAATCGGGGGGATGGTTGAACTCTGTAAAAGTTGTTTTAGGATTTTTAGAACTTGCTTTTGCTTTCAAGTTTCTATCGGCAGCCGATATGGTATTACAGTTACACTGGTTGGAGCGTGAATTATTCCTCGCTATATGGATAGTGATATTTGGTATGTTAGGATTCTATCTTTTAGGAAAAATTAAGATGCCTCATGATTCGCCAAGCGAATCAACATCTATTACAGGATTAGTGTTAGGAATAGTTGTATTGTCGTTTACGGTATACATGATTCCCGGACTTTGGGGGGCACCTACTAAGTTAATAAGTGGTTTCCCGCCTCCACAGCATTATTCTGAATCGCCATTTGGATTTGGCGGAGGATCAGGAGCATCTAAGGAAGAACTTCCTGAGCACGCGCATTACGGACCGCAGAATATAGTTGGCTTTGATGACTATGAGGCAGCTTTGAAATATGCTAAAGAGGTTAATAAACCATTATTGCTCGATTTTACCGGATGGGGTTGTGTAAACTGCAGGAAGATGGAGGATAATGTATGGAGTGATTCAAATGTGAAATCAATATTGAGTAACGATGTTGTTTTAGTATCGCTTTATGTAGATGAAAAAGAAATGTTGCCCGAATCTGAGCAATATGTATCGGAACATACCGGTAAAAAAGTCAGGACAATTGGTAATAAGTGGAGCGATTTCCAGATAAAAAGATTTAACAGAAACGCCCAGCCGTTTTATGTTTTGGAAGACTTAAACGGTAATGTATTAAATACGCCAAGAGCATACGATACGAATGTAGAAGCATATACTGATTGGCTACATGATGGAATTGATAAATTTAAAAGTTCAAAAAAGGAAATGAAGTTTGATATTCCCGGAATGAAATAA
- a CDS encoding DNA translocase FtsK yields the protein MAKKNSSKAKSTKAKKSLFSNKNIHLVIGITLILIAVSLFISFTSYLWNWQSDQSELSKFWNKDITVNNLLGKVGANIAHIFMYLWFGVASYIFAYIIFKAGLIISFKLDSKTFIKNIFKNIVLVIWLSIALSFFAKSLPILGGIFGYEIKTFAAAYVGSIGVSILLFFTMVIWLIFRFDLTPQMINSKLYSTKDSLDNWKSSRAKEPSINGKENVPASNNFNTKHEADAEINDDFDIVVNQTKNNETQNPADDFEFCTNGVDALSDIPQCPVKEDVKDEAGDLEITVESPKEEKHVEKNLSDKLVDEFGEYDPELELASYKFPDLEHLVAYDNENINIDRGELELNKNKIVETLNNYKIEISKIKATIGPTVTLYEIIPAPGVRISKIKNLEDDIALSLSALGIRIIAPIPGKGTIGIEVPNKKPTVVSMKSVLSSSTFQNADMDLPVALGKTISNTTFVADLAKMPHLLVAGATGQGKSVGLNAIMTSLLYKKHPSELKFVLVDPKKVELTLFNKVERHYLAKLPDTDSAIITDTTKVINTINSLCIEMDDRYELLKNAMVRNIKEYNKKFKKRKLNPENGHKFLPYIVLIIDEFADLIMTAGKEVETPIARLAQLARAVGIHLIVATQRPSVNVITGIIKANFPARIAFRVTSKIDSRTILDEGGANQLIGKGDMLFSNGNDMVRLQCAFVDTPEVEMITNYIGEQKGYADAFMLPEYVGDDSTGSSNIDIGDRDPKFDEAARLIVNAQQGSASLLQRKLKLGYNRAGRIVDQLEAAGIIGPFEGSKARQVLIPDEASLQQLLNNEKI from the coding sequence ATGGCGAAGAAAAACTCATCAAAGGCGAAATCAACTAAGGCTAAAAAATCGCTTTTTTCAAATAAAAACATTCACCTGGTAATTGGTATCACACTGATACTAATTGCTGTTTCTTTATTTATTTCATTTACATCTTATCTTTGGAACTGGCAATCAGACCAGTCTGAACTGAGTAAATTTTGGAATAAAGATATAACAGTAAACAACTTACTGGGTAAAGTAGGTGCTAATATAGCACATATTTTTATGTACCTGTGGTTTGGAGTGGCGTCATACATATTTGCATATATAATCTTTAAAGCGGGGCTTATCATTTCCTTCAAGCTGGATTCAAAAACTTTTATTAAAAATATATTCAAAAATATTGTTTTAGTAATCTGGCTATCAATTGCCCTAAGCTTTTTTGCAAAAAGTTTACCGATACTGGGAGGTATCTTTGGATATGAAATAAAAACTTTTGCGGCTGCCTACGTTGGTAGTATCGGAGTTTCTATCCTGCTGTTTTTTACTATGGTAATATGGTTAATCTTCAGATTCGACCTAACACCACAGATGATTAACTCTAAATTATACTCGACTAAAGATTCGCTCGACAACTGGAAATCATCCCGCGCAAAAGAACCGTCAATAAATGGTAAGGAAAATGTACCAGCATCTAATAACTTTAATACAAAACATGAAGCTGATGCGGAAATAAATGACGACTTTGATATTGTAGTTAATCAAACAAAAAATAACGAAACCCAAAATCCTGCTGACGATTTCGAATTCTGTACAAATGGTGTTGATGCCCTTAGCGACATCCCCCAATGTCCTGTTAAGGAAGATGTTAAAGACGAAGCAGGGGATTTAGAAATTACAGTAGAGTCGCCTAAAGAAGAAAAACACGTTGAAAAGAATTTATCTGATAAGCTTGTTGATGAATTTGGAGAGTACGATCCGGAACTTGAATTGGCCAGCTATAAATTCCCTGACCTTGAACATTTAGTAGCCTACGACAACGAAAACATAAATATTGACAGGGGAGAATTAGAACTGAATAAAAATAAAATTGTTGAAACCCTAAACAATTACAAAATTGAAATCTCTAAGATAAAAGCTACTATCGGACCGACAGTAACTTTGTATGAAATTATTCCGGCTCCGGGGGTGCGAATCTCTAAGATTAAAAATCTGGAGGATGATATTGCATTAAGTTTATCTGCCCTTGGCATTAGAATTATTGCTCCTATACCGGGTAAAGGCACCATTGGTATTGAAGTTCCTAATAAAAAGCCTACTGTTGTTTCAATGAAGTCGGTACTTTCGTCAAGTACTTTCCAAAATGCAGACATGGATTTACCGGTTGCACTTGGAAAAACAATCTCGAATACAACTTTTGTGGCCGATCTGGCAAAAATGCCTCACCTTCTTGTAGCAGGAGCTACAGGACAGGGAAAATCCGTTGGTCTTAATGCTATTATGACATCGCTTTTATATAAAAAGCACCCATCTGAATTAAAATTTGTTTTAGTTGATCCAAAAAAGGTCGAACTAACTTTATTTAATAAGGTTGAAAGACACTATCTGGCAAAACTTCCCGATACCGATTCGGCAATTATTACCGATACAACCAAAGTTATCAATACCATAAATTCCTTGTGTATTGAAATGGACGACCGCTATGAATTGCTGAAAAATGCAATGGTTCGTAACATAAAGGAGTACAACAAGAAATTCAAAAAAAGAAAACTAAATCCTGAGAACGGACATAAGTTTCTGCCCTACATAGTACTTATTATTGATGAGTTTGCCGATTTAATAATGACTGCAGGTAAGGAAGTTGAAACACCTATTGCAAGGCTGGCTCAGTTGGCCCGTGCCGTTGGAATCCACCTGATTGTGGCAACTCAACGACCTTCCGTAAATGTTATTACAGGTATTATTAAAGCAAACTTCCCTGCCAGAATTGCTTTCCGGGTAACATCGAAAATAGATTCCCGAACAATACTGGATGAAGGAGGTGCAAACCAGTTAATCGGAAAAGGAGATATGCTTTTCTCAAACGGGAACGACATGGTAAGGCTTCAATGTGCTTTTGTCGATACTCCTGAAGTAGAAATGATAACTAATTATATTGGAGAACAAAAAGGTTATGCCGATGCATTCATGTTACCGGAATACGTAGGTGACGACAGTACAGGTTCTTCTAATATAGATATTGGCGATCGAGATCCTAAATTCGATGAGGCTGCCAGATTAATTGTTAATGCTCAACAAGGTTCGGCATCATTATTGCAAAGAAAGTTAAAGCTCGGATACAACAGAGCGGGTAGAATTGTTGATCAGCTTGAAGCAGCTGGTATTATTGGTCCGTTTGAAGGATCAAAAGCCAGACAGGTTTTAATACCTGATGAAGCATCACTTCAACAATTATTAAATAATGAAAAAATTTAA
- a CDS encoding outer membrane lipoprotein carrier protein LolA, which produces MKKLGLLIILVSFSTAIFSQSDNKGIKLLDKVSAKTDAYQDIEMAFSYNMDNNAEDIHQSKSGNIYIKKEKFKINLDGAIIIFDGNKRYTIVDDEVTISSSEDESGISSPTQILSMYKEGYVIKWDIEQKVPGKTIQYVRLIPIDSDSEYQYILIGCDVNSNDLYNVIYTDKQGTQFKLQLKDLKANKNLPDSLFAFDKSKYPESEYLYTDLDE; this is translated from the coding sequence ATGAAGAAGTTAGGATTATTAATAATATTAGTGAGTTTCTCTACTGCTATTTTTTCACAAAGTGACAACAAAGGGATAAAACTATTAGATAAGGTAAGTGCTAAAACTGATGCATATCAGGATATTGAAATGGCATTTAGCTACAATATGGACAACAATGCTGAAGATATCCACCAGTCAAAATCAGGAAATATCTATATCAAGAAAGAAAAATTCAAAATAAACCTTGATGGAGCTATAATTATCTTTGACGGAAACAAACGCTATACAATTGTTGATGATGAAGTAACAATATCAAGCTCAGAAGATGAATCCGGGATAAGTTCACCTACTCAGATCTTAAGTATGTACAAAGAAGGATATGTAATAAAGTGGGATATTGAACAGAAAGTTCCGGGAAAGACTATTCAGTACGTTAGACTAATTCCTATCGATTCAGATTCTGAATATCAATATATTCTTATTGGTTGCGATGTAAACTCAAATGATTTATACAATGTTATCTATACCGATAAACAAGGAACACAATTTAAACTTCAACTAAAAGACCTTAAGGCTAATAAAAATTTACCTGATAGTTTGTTTGCCTTCGATAAAAGTAAATATCCTGAATCGGAATATCTATACACTGACTTAGACGAATAG